In the genome of Myxococcus stipitatus, one region contains:
- the rplT gene encoding 50S ribosomal protein L20 encodes MRVKKGVKARRRRNSILKLAKGFRGRRKNCYRRANQAVERALDYASRDRMQRKRDFRRLWIVRINAAARTVGLSYSKLIAGLAKAKISLDRKVLSDMAIADPAGFAAVANIAKAA; translated from the coding sequence ATGCGCGTCAAGAAGGGTGTAAAGGCTCGTCGCCGTCGCAATAGTATTTTGAAGCTGGCCAAGGGTTTCCGCGGCCGCCGGAAGAACTGCTACCGCCGGGCGAACCAGGCGGTGGAGCGCGCGCTGGACTACGCCAGCCGTGACCGCATGCAGCGCAAGCGGGACTTCCGTCGCCTGTGGATCGTCCGCATCAACGCGGCGGCCCGCACGGTGGGTCTGTCCTACTCGAAGCTGATCGCCGGCCTGGCGAAGGCGAAGATCAGCCTGGACCGCAAGGTGCTGTCCGACATGGCCATCGCGGATCCCGCGGGCTTCGCGGCCGTCGCCAACATCGCGAAGGCGGCCTGA
- a CDS encoding uracil-DNA glycosylase → MTKLEKLHQEMVACRACPRLVEWREEVARVKRRAYREWTYWGKPVPGFGDARARLVIVGLAPAAHGANRTGRMFTGDRSGDFLFAGLHRAGFANQGTSEHREDGLALKDAFIVAAGRCAPPDNKPLPEELARCAPFLDREMALLPARVLLALGAIGWNAALASLERSGVVFGSPRPAFGHGAEVSLPGGRTLLGCYHVSQQNTQTGRLTPAMFDAVMARVRALISDAS, encoded by the coding sequence GTGACGAAGCTGGAGAAGCTCCATCAGGAGATGGTGGCGTGCCGGGCCTGTCCTCGGCTGGTGGAGTGGCGCGAGGAAGTTGCCCGGGTGAAGCGCCGCGCGTACCGGGAGTGGACCTACTGGGGCAAGCCGGTGCCGGGGTTCGGAGACGCCCGAGCGCGGCTGGTCATCGTGGGGCTGGCGCCCGCGGCACATGGCGCGAACCGGACGGGGCGGATGTTCACTGGAGATCGCTCCGGGGACTTCCTCTTCGCGGGGCTGCACCGCGCGGGCTTCGCGAACCAGGGGACCAGCGAGCATCGGGAGGACGGCCTGGCCCTCAAGGACGCCTTCATCGTGGCCGCGGGTCGCTGTGCGCCTCCGGACAACAAGCCGCTGCCGGAGGAGCTAGCCCGCTGCGCCCCGTTCCTGGATCGCGAGATGGCGCTGCTTCCGGCCCGGGTGCTCCTGGCGCTGGGGGCCATCGGGTGGAACGCGGCCCTGGCGTCGTTGGAGCGGAGCGGGGTGGTGTTCGGTTCACCGCGCCCGGCGTTCGGCCATGGGGCGGAGGTCTCGCTCCCGGGAGGGAGGACGCTGTTGGGCTGCTATCACGTGAGCCAGCAGAACACGCAGACGGGGCGGCTGACGCCGGCCATGTTCGACGCGGTGATGGCGAGGGTCCGGGCGCTGATCTCGGATGCCTCGTGA
- the thrS gene encoding threonine--tRNA ligase: MSDMITVTLPDGSQKQTARGTTIADFVRDSIGVGLAKAALFARVNGQDMDLARKLDEDAKLQIFTPKSPESLELIRHDAAHVVASAVQRLFPGTQVTIGPATEEGFYYDFFREKPFTPEDLEKIEAEANAELKKDSAFVRTEISMDDAIRLFEEKGEKFKVEIVKDIAERGAKTLTLYTHGDWVDFCLGPHAPSTGKIGVIKILSSSGAYWRGDHRNPMLQRVYGTAFFDKKALQEYLTRIEEAKKRDHRKLGKELDLFHFHPYAPGAAFWTAKGTTFYQTLSDWMRRLTANDGYVEIKTPLMFNKGLWETSGHWGKYKENMFLVLDSESGEHDFSLKPMNCPSHHLFYGFKKHSYRDLPLRLHTQDVLHRNEAAGSLGGLTRVRQFAQDDAHIYCTEAQITDEVRRFVKLLDHVYKAVGLTYAVKLSTRPEQRLGDDSLWDRAEEGLKAALESLGLAYELAPGDGAFYGPKIDFAVSDSIGRRWQLGTMQLDYLAPERFDLSYVGEDNALHRPVVLHRAIFGSFERFTAILIEHFAGAFPAWLAPVQAVIVTVADRQADYARKVRDSLRAKGFRVDYDERGMTLNAKIREAQLQKIPFTLVVGDNEVAAEGVAPRRYGGEDLKSMKLTDFEALLAKEAALP, translated from the coding sequence ATGTCCGATATGATCACGGTGACGCTCCCCGACGGCAGTCAGAAGCAGACCGCCCGGGGCACCACCATCGCGGACTTCGTGCGGGACAGCATCGGCGTCGGTCTGGCCAAGGCCGCGTTGTTCGCTCGGGTGAACGGTCAGGACATGGACCTGGCCCGGAAGCTCGACGAGGACGCGAAGCTCCAGATCTTCACGCCCAAGAGCCCGGAGTCCCTGGAGCTCATCCGGCACGACGCCGCCCACGTGGTGGCGAGCGCCGTCCAGCGGCTCTTCCCCGGCACGCAGGTGACCATCGGTCCCGCGACGGAGGAGGGCTTCTACTACGACTTCTTCCGTGAGAAGCCCTTCACGCCCGAGGACCTGGAGAAGATCGAGGCCGAGGCCAACGCCGAGCTGAAGAAGGACTCGGCGTTCGTCCGGACGGAGATCTCCATGGACGACGCCATCCGCCTCTTCGAGGAGAAGGGCGAGAAGTTCAAGGTGGAGATCGTCAAGGACATCGCCGAGCGCGGCGCCAAGACGCTCACCCTCTACACCCACGGCGACTGGGTGGACTTCTGCCTGGGGCCCCACGCCCCGAGCACCGGGAAGATCGGCGTCATCAAGATCCTCTCCTCCAGCGGAGCCTACTGGCGCGGCGACCACCGCAACCCGATGCTCCAGCGCGTCTACGGCACGGCCTTCTTCGACAAGAAGGCGCTGCAGGAGTACCTGACGCGCATCGAGGAGGCGAAGAAGCGCGACCACCGCAAGCTGGGCAAGGAGCTGGACCTCTTCCACTTCCACCCGTACGCGCCGGGTGCCGCCTTCTGGACCGCAAAGGGCACGACGTTCTACCAGACGCTCTCCGACTGGATGCGCCGTCTGACGGCGAACGATGGCTACGTGGAGATCAAGACGCCCCTGATGTTCAACAAGGGGCTCTGGGAGACCAGCGGCCACTGGGGCAAGTACAAGGAGAACATGTTCCTCGTGCTCGACAGCGAGTCGGGGGAGCATGACTTCTCGCTCAAGCCGATGAACTGCCCGTCACACCACCTGTTCTACGGCTTCAAGAAGCACAGCTACCGCGACCTGCCGCTGCGCCTGCACACCCAGGACGTGCTCCACCGCAACGAGGCCGCGGGCTCGCTGGGTGGCCTCACGCGCGTGCGCCAGTTCGCGCAGGACGACGCGCACATCTACTGCACCGAGGCGCAGATCACCGATGAGGTGCGGCGCTTCGTGAAGCTGCTGGACCACGTCTACAAGGCGGTGGGGCTCACCTACGCGGTGAAGCTGTCCACGCGTCCCGAGCAGCGCCTGGGGGATGACTCCCTCTGGGATCGCGCCGAGGAGGGCCTCAAGGCCGCGCTGGAGTCGCTGGGCCTGGCGTACGAGCTGGCCCCGGGCGATGGCGCGTTCTACGGGCCGAAGATCGACTTCGCGGTGTCCGACAGCATCGGCCGTCGGTGGCAGTTGGGCACCATGCAGCTGGACTACCTCGCGCCGGAGCGCTTCGACCTGTCGTACGTGGGCGAGGACAACGCGCTGCACCGCCCCGTGGTGCTCCACCGCGCCATCTTCGGCTCCTTCGAGCGCTTCACGGCCATCCTCATCGAGCACTTCGCGGGCGCCTTCCCCGCGTGGCTGGCCCCCGTGCAGGCGGTCATCGTCACCGTGGCGGATCGTCAGGCGGACTACGCTCGCAAGGTGCGCGACTCGCTGCGGGCCAAGGGCTTCCGCGTGGACTACGACGAGCGCGGCATGACGCTCAACGCGAAGATCCGCGAGGCGCAGCTCCAGAAGATTCCCTTCACGCTGGTGGTAGGCGACAACGAAGTCGCCGCCGAGGGCGTGGCGCCCCGCCGGTACGGCGGCGAGGACCTCAAGAGCATGAAGCTCACCGACTTCGAGGCCCTGCTGGCCAAGGAGGCGGCGCTTCCGTGA
- the pheS gene encoding phenylalanine--tRNA ligase subunit alpha has translation MRDRLQALAEAARQEIAQAADLPAVEALRVRYLGKKGELSGVLGGMGKLPPDERRALGEVANTVKAELEKLLSDAIQRAEDAALEARLQGPGLDVTLPGRTVAPGSRHPVSRTMEDIVRTFSRLGFDVASGPEIELDYFNFEALNLPKDHPARDMQDTFYVEESSLGHAKKADSSVLLRTHTSPVQVRYMLQRKPPIRAVMPGRVYRRDSDITHTPMFHQVEGLLVDKDVTFAELKGSLDAFVKAFFGSDTRTRFRPSFFPFTEPSAEVDISCTSCGGKGCRVCKQTGWLEVLGSGMVHPNVFTSAGYDPGEVTGYAFGMGVERIAMLRYRIDDLRMMFENDSRFLEQF, from the coding sequence ATGCGGGACAGGTTGCAGGCGTTGGCGGAGGCCGCTCGGCAGGAGATCGCCCAGGCGGCGGATCTCCCCGCGGTGGAGGCGCTTCGGGTCCGCTATCTGGGCAAGAAGGGTGAGCTGTCCGGCGTCCTCGGCGGCATGGGCAAGCTGCCCCCCGACGAGCGGCGCGCCCTGGGCGAGGTCGCGAACACCGTCAAGGCGGAGCTGGAGAAGTTGCTCTCGGATGCCATCCAGCGCGCGGAGGACGCGGCGCTGGAGGCTCGGCTCCAGGGCCCTGGGCTGGACGTGACGCTGCCCGGCCGCACGGTGGCGCCGGGGAGTCGGCACCCGGTGTCCCGGACGATGGAGGACATCGTCCGCACGTTCTCCCGGCTGGGCTTCGACGTGGCCAGCGGCCCGGAGATCGAGCTCGACTACTTCAACTTCGAGGCGCTGAACCTCCCGAAGGACCACCCCGCGCGGGACATGCAGGACACGTTCTACGTGGAGGAGTCCTCGCTGGGCCACGCGAAGAAGGCGGACAGCTCCGTGCTGCTCCGCACGCACACGTCGCCGGTCCAGGTCCGCTACATGCTCCAGCGCAAGCCGCCCATCCGCGCGGTGATGCCGGGGCGGGTGTACCGGCGCGACTCGGACATCACGCACACGCCGATGTTCCACCAGGTGGAGGGGCTGCTGGTGGACAAGGACGTCACGTTCGCCGAGCTGAAGGGCTCGCTGGATGCGTTCGTGAAGGCGTTCTTCGGCTCGGACACGCGCACGCGCTTCCGCCCGTCGTTCTTCCCGTTCACCGAGCCGTCGGCCGAGGTGGACATCTCCTGCACCTCGTGCGGCGGCAAGGGCTGCCGCGTGTGCAAGCAGACGGGGTGGCTGGAGGTGCTGGGCAGCGGGATGGTGCACCCCAACGTGTTCACCTCGGCGGGGTATGACCCGGGTGAGGTGACGGGCTACGCGTTCGGCATGGGCGTGGAGCGCATCGCCATGCTGCGCTACCGCATCGACGACCTGCGGATGATGTTCGAGAACGACTCGCGGTTCCTCGAGCAGTTCTGA
- the rpmI gene encoding 50S ribosomal protein L35: protein MPKLKTRSGAKKRFQVKKGGKVKHAKAFGKHLFTHAKTPKQKRGNRGTSHLRDMDAKKVIKEMFPYGA from the coding sequence ATGCCGAAGTTGAAGACCCGCAGTGGCGCGAAGAAGCGCTTCCAGGTGAAGAAGGGCGGCAAGGTCAAGCACGCCAAGGCCTTTGGCAAGCACCTCTTCACCCACGCCAAGACGCCGAAGCAGAAGCGCGGCAACCGCGGCACCAGCCATCTTCGCGACATGGACGCGAAGAAGGTCATCAAGGAAATGTTCCCCTACGGGGCCTGA
- a CDS encoding AI-2E family transporter produces MPPVLQAVKSQGVEPVPEAVAPPVPEGELTELEARRIDLWWSGVMVGSLGLVFALLAVFGGVAVPVLLALSGAYIFNPMVTSLEKRGLDRTLGTTLVFTAGTLLLAGAVLYLIPVFRDEALKLPDFFRRASTQVVPRVEALLGRSVPDLVRQRTAELGQQASDLVQSAGPAAARLLAAFAGNTARFVATLLGLAVVPVLAFFFLQDYPRLMGRVRDLLPRRAVGLVGRRFAEVDEVLSAFVRGQLTVGALLSVIYAAGLSAARIDMAIVIGVIAGFGNMVPYLGTGVGILLSLVGLMLSWQGPWQIGMVVGTFVVGQMLEGFVITPRIVGEKVGLAPVAVIIAILAFGELFGFVGILLAVPVAAILKVVLRVVIQRYQRTSLYMGEAGPR; encoded by the coding sequence TGGTCGGGTGTGATGGTCGGCTCGCTGGGGCTGGTCTTCGCGCTGCTCGCGGTGTTCGGCGGCGTGGCGGTGCCCGTGCTGCTGGCGCTCTCGGGGGCCTACATCTTCAACCCGATGGTGACGTCGCTCGAGAAGCGCGGGCTGGACCGCACGCTGGGGACGACGCTCGTCTTCACGGCGGGGACGCTGCTGCTGGCGGGGGCGGTGCTCTACCTCATCCCCGTGTTCCGCGATGAGGCGCTGAAGCTCCCGGACTTCTTCCGCCGGGCGAGCACGCAGGTGGTGCCGAGGGTGGAGGCACTCCTGGGCCGCTCGGTGCCGGACCTGGTGCGGCAGCGCACCGCGGAGCTGGGGCAGCAGGCGTCCGACCTGGTGCAGAGCGCGGGGCCCGCGGCGGCGCGACTCCTGGCCGCCTTCGCGGGCAACACGGCGCGCTTCGTGGCGACGCTGCTGGGGTTGGCGGTGGTGCCTGTGCTGGCCTTCTTCTTCCTTCAGGACTACCCGCGGCTGATGGGGCGGGTGCGGGACTTGTTGCCCCGTCGCGCGGTGGGGCTGGTGGGGCGGCGCTTCGCGGAGGTGGACGAGGTGCTCTCCGCCTTCGTCCGAGGTCAGCTCACGGTGGGCGCGCTGCTGTCGGTCATCTACGCGGCGGGGTTGTCGGCCGCGCGCATCGACATGGCCATCGTCATCGGGGTGATTGCCGGGTTCGGCAACATGGTCCCGTACCTGGGCACGGGCGTGGGCATCCTCCTGTCGCTCGTGGGGTTGATGCTGTCGTGGCAGGGGCCCTGGCAGATTGGAATGGTGGTGGGCACCTTCGTCGTCGGCCAGATGCTGGAGGGCTTCGTCATCACCCCGCGCATCGTCGGGGAGAAGGTAGGGCTCGCGCCGGTGGCGGTCATCATCGCCATCCTGGCGTTCGGCGAGCTGTTCGGCTTCGTGGGCATCCTCCTGGCCGTGCCGGTGGCCGCCATCCTCAAGGTGGTCCTTCGCGTGGTGATCCAGCGCTACCAGCGGACGTCCCTCTACATGGGGGAGGCGGGCCCTCGGTGA